A window of Cucurbita pepo subsp. pepo cultivar mu-cu-16 chromosome LG06, ASM280686v2, whole genome shotgun sequence contains these coding sequences:
- the LOC111797456 gene encoding collagen alpha-2(I) chain-like, which translates to MTRPNGGVSGDVAGFGPVGTRLLVPKLEGGLSGDVVGFGPVGTRLLVPKLEGGLSGDVAGFGPVGTRLFMPRPNGGISGDVAGFGPVGTRLFVPRPNGGVSGDVAGFGPVGTRLFMTRPNGGVSGDVAGFGPVGTRLLVPKLEGGLSGDVAGFGPVGTRLLVPRPNGGISGDVAGFGPVGTRLFVPRPNGGVSGDVAGFGPVGTRLLVPRPNGGISGDVAGFGPVGDVAGFGPVGTRLFVPRHNGGVSGDVAGFGPVGTRLFMPRPNGGVSGDVAGFGPVGTRLFVPRPNGGVSGDVAGFGPVGTRLFVPRPNGGVSGDVAGFGPVGTRLLVPKLEGGLSGDVVGFGPVGTRLLVPGRNGGVSGDVAGFGPVGTRLFVPRPNGGVSGDVAGFGPVGTRLLVPRPNGGISGDVAGFGIVGTRLLRPKESTLPLSSHFASRPLRLDKIPITEINKKA; encoded by the exons ATGACGAGACCCAATGGAGGCGTTTcgggagatgttgctggatttggtcCTGTTGGGACACGCCTTTTGGTGCCTAAACTTGAGGGAGGGCTTTCAGGAGATGTTGTTGGATTTGGACCAGTTGGGACACGCCTTTTGGTGCCTAAACTTGAGGGAGGGCtttcaggagatgttgctggatttggacCAGTTGGGACACGCCTCTTCATGCCTAGACCCAATGGAGGCAtttcaggagatgttgctggatttggacCAGTTGGGACACGCCTCTTTGTGCCTAGGCCCAATGGAGGCGtttcaggagatgttgctggatttggacCAGTTGGGACACGCCTCTTCATGACGAGACCCAATGGAGGCGTTTcgggagatgttgctggatttggtcCTGTTGGGACACGCCTTTTGGTGCCTAAACTTGAGGGAGGGCtttcaggagatgttgctggatttggacCAGTTGGGACACGCCTCTTGGTGCCTAGACCCAATGGAGGCATTTcgggagatgttgctggatttggtcCTGTTGGGACACGCCTCTTCGTGCCTAGACCCAATGGAGGCGtttcaggagatgttgctggatttggtcCAGTTGGGACACGCCTCTTAGTGCCTAGACCCAATGGAGGCAtttcaggagatgttgctggatttggtcCTGTTG gagatgttgctggatttggacCAGTTGGGACACGCCTCTTTGTGCCTAGACACAATGGAGGCGtttcaggagatgttgctggatttggacCAGTTGGAACACGCCTCTTCATGCCTAGACCCAATGGAGGCGTTTcgggagatgttgctggatttggtcCAGTTGGGACACGCCTCTTCGTGCCTAGACCCAATGGAGGCGTTTcgggagatgttgctggatttggtcCAGTTGGGACACGCCTCTTCGTGCCTAGACCCAATGGAGGCGTTTcgggagatgttgctggatttggtcCAGTTGGGACACGTCTTTTGGTGCCTAAACTTGAGGGAGGGCTTTCAGGAGATGTTGTTGGATTTGGGCCAGTTGGCACACGCCTCTTAGTGCCTGGACGCAATGGAGGTGTTTcgggagatgttgctggatttggacCAGTTGGGACACGCCTCTTCGTGCCTAGACCCAATGGAGGCGtttcaggagatgttgctggatttggtcCAGTTGGGACACGCCTCTTAGTGCCTAGACCCAATGGAGGCAtttcaggagatgttgctggatttggtaTTGTTGGTACACGTCTTTTGAGACCCAAAGAAAGCACATTGCCACTCTCATCCCACTTTGCCTCGAGACCATTGAGATTGGACAAAATACCAATCACAGAGATCAACAAGAAGGCATAA